One Nocardia iowensis DNA window includes the following coding sequences:
- the helR gene encoding RNA polymerase recycling motor ATPase HelR: MPTQRYQDELRSERSYVAGLYTRLDAERARVKGQYTAALRGNGGTPMERDVEVRALAREVKRLDVADNGLCFGRLDTLSGEHTYIGRIGLFDEANEYEPLLLDWRAPASRAFYVATAANPENMRRRRQFHTRGRRVVDFTDEVLGRPDGAERGDAALLAAVNAPRGAGMRDIVATIQAEQDQIIRLDHPGVLVIEGGPGTGKTVVALHRVAYLLYTQRERMERQGVLVVGPNPAFLNHIAHVLPSLGETNVVFTTTGDLVPGLHVSAEDTPEAARLKGSLKILDVLAAAVADRQRLPEHPLSIELTDVTVRIDAETVEWAREEARGSGRPHNEARAVFAEIVTYVLTERAIARIGQGWLTRADREAWEQLRADLLAELADNDEFTAALDELWPILTPETLLAQLYTSPERLRAAGADQALLRADGDAWTVSDVPLLDELIDLLGRDKPVDQAAERERKAEAAYAAGVLDLMVGREDMMDDEDHLFAQDLLYGEDLADRFVERDTRELAERAAADRDWSYRHVVVDEAQELSEMDWRVLMRRCPSRSCTVVGDLAQRRSPAGATSWGQMLEPYVPGRWVYRSLSVNYRTPAEIMTVAAALLAEFAPGVQPPESVRACGVQPWSRQVTEGELATAIEEFVREEAGREGTSVVIGPPGVPGAVTASETKGLEFDAVLVVEPERILAEGPRGAAELYVALTRATQRLGVLHLGLLPQALNGLTDIKTPAQAGNRR, from the coding sequence ATGCCAACTCAGCGGTACCAAGACGAATTGCGGTCCGAGCGTAGCTACGTGGCCGGGCTCTACACGCGGCTCGACGCCGAGCGTGCGCGAGTAAAGGGTCAGTACACCGCGGCGTTGCGGGGAAACGGCGGGACACCCATGGAGCGCGATGTCGAGGTGCGCGCGCTGGCCAGAGAGGTGAAGCGGCTGGACGTGGCGGACAACGGATTGTGTTTCGGCCGGTTGGACACCCTTTCGGGCGAACATACCTATATCGGCCGGATCGGCCTGTTCGACGAAGCGAACGAGTACGAACCGTTGTTGCTCGATTGGCGGGCACCGGCGTCGCGCGCGTTCTACGTCGCCACCGCCGCGAATCCGGAGAACATGCGTCGGCGCCGCCAGTTCCACACCCGCGGGCGGCGGGTGGTCGATTTCACCGACGAGGTGCTCGGCCGACCCGATGGCGCCGAGCGTGGGGACGCGGCCCTGCTCGCGGCGGTCAACGCACCACGCGGTGCCGGAATGCGCGACATCGTCGCGACGATCCAGGCCGAACAGGACCAGATCATCCGGCTCGACCACCCAGGCGTTCTGGTGATCGAGGGTGGTCCTGGCACCGGGAAGACGGTGGTGGCGCTGCACCGCGTCGCATACCTGCTCTACACCCAGCGGGAGCGGATGGAACGCCAGGGTGTGCTGGTGGTCGGTCCCAACCCGGCGTTTCTGAACCACATCGCCCACGTACTGCCGTCGCTGGGCGAGACCAACGTGGTGTTCACGACCACCGGTGACCTCGTGCCCGGGCTGCACGTCAGCGCCGAGGACACTCCGGAAGCCGCGCGGCTCAAGGGTTCACTGAAGATCCTGGACGTGCTCGCGGCGGCGGTCGCCGATCGGCAGCGGCTTCCTGAGCATCCGCTGTCGATCGAACTGACCGACGTCACAGTGCGGATCGACGCCGAGACCGTGGAGTGGGCGCGAGAGGAGGCGCGCGGGAGCGGACGGCCGCACAACGAGGCTCGCGCGGTGTTCGCCGAGATCGTCACGTACGTGCTCACCGAACGGGCGATAGCCCGGATCGGACAGGGTTGGCTGACCCGGGCGGACCGGGAAGCGTGGGAGCAGTTGCGGGCCGACCTGCTCGCGGAACTCGCGGACAATGACGAGTTCACCGCCGCGCTCGATGAACTGTGGCCCATACTTACGCCGGAAACCCTACTGGCACAGCTATATACGTCCCCCGAACGGCTGCGGGCGGCAGGCGCAGACCAAGCGCTGTTGCGTGCCGATGGCGACGCGTGGACGGTGTCGGACGTGCCGCTGCTCGACGAACTGATCGATTTACTCGGCCGTGATAAGCCGGTCGATCAGGCCGCCGAGCGGGAACGGAAGGCCGAGGCCGCGTACGCCGCCGGGGTGCTGGACCTCATGGTCGGCCGCGAGGACATGATGGACGACGAGGACCACCTGTTCGCCCAGGATCTGCTCTACGGCGAGGACTTGGCGGATCGCTTCGTCGAGCGCGACACCCGGGAACTCGCCGAACGTGCTGCCGCGGACCGAGATTGGAGTTACCGGCACGTCGTGGTCGACGAGGCCCAGGAGCTGTCCGAAATGGACTGGCGGGTGCTGATGCGGCGCTGCCCGAGCCGATCCTGCACGGTGGTCGGCGATCTCGCCCAGCGCCGGTCGCCCGCCGGAGCGACGTCGTGGGGTCAGATGCTGGAGCCGTACGTGCCCGGCCGCTGGGTCTACCGGTCGCTATCGGTGAACTACCGCACCCCGGCGGAGATCATGACCGTCGCCGCCGCGCTGCTGGCCGAGTTCGCGCCCGGGGTGCAGCCGCCGGAATCAGTCCGCGCATGTGGCGTCCAGCCGTGGTCCAGGCAGGTCACCGAGGGCGAACTAGCCACTGCCATCGAGGAATTCGTGCGAGAGGAAGCCGGTCGGGAAGGCACGAGCGTGGTGATCGGGCCACCGGGTGTGCCGGGTGCGGTGACGGCGTCGGAGACGAAGGGTCTGGAGTTCGATGCCGTCCTGGTCGTGGAGCCGGAGCGGATCCTCGCCGAAGGTCCGCGCGGCGCGGCCGAACTCTACGTCGCCCTCACCCGCGCCACCCAGCGCCTCGGCGTTCTGCATCTGGGCCTATTGCCGCAGGCTTTGAACGGACTCACCGATATCAAAACGCCCGCCCAGGCGGGGAATCGACGGTAG